The following are from one region of the Natronosporangium hydrolyticum genome:
- a CDS encoding AfsR/SARP family transcriptional regulator, whose amino-acid sequence MKFRVLGSIEVESAGQVLEIGPRQRRAVLAALVVDAGSPVTVQRLTERVWGDAPPDAARSSLYAHVARLRQTLGQQAPAEEAPVNLGRSGDGYLLSVPRDRVDLHRFVSLLDAARDTSAPASERVVLLREAMELWRGTPFSPLLGEWAAEVRRSMELRFVGAATAWAAAELELGNAELVADRLVQTVEAHPLAEPLVAMLMRALGQVGRTAEALECFAELRARLADQLGTEPGPELRQVHVSILRGESRQPEVVVKVGADPAPPPRQLPVGASRFVGHSAELTALVDWFAAGQRRRTASAVLLYGPAGVGKSALAVQAAHRVAGGYPDGQLYLDLRGSGPDRRPLGPAEALSRLLRSLGVAPVAVPAGIDDAAALFRTMVAGRRLLVLLDNATEAGQVRPLLASGAGCATIVTSCRPLGGLGELRQARIGPLSTTESVELLSWWAGRARVAAEPAAAAEIARWCERTPLALGVAGVRLAARPHWPLAELAHRLGDERRRLDNLAFDGVSIRASLAAFYQPLQRSAEPADRATACTFEQLATSVSAEFGPPEAAQLLRSSRAEAERALENLVDAQLVDTPRPGRYRMSDLLRLYAREQRSRRRRDEARPVIKLAGVMC is encoded by the coding sequence ATGAAGTTCCGGGTGTTGGGATCGATCGAGGTCGAGTCGGCCGGGCAGGTCCTGGAGATCGGCCCACGCCAGCGACGGGCGGTGCTCGCCGCGTTGGTGGTGGACGCCGGTAGTCCGGTCACGGTACAGCGGCTCACCGAGCGGGTCTGGGGCGACGCTCCGCCGGATGCCGCGCGTAGCTCGCTCTACGCCCATGTGGCTCGGCTACGGCAGACCCTCGGCCAGCAGGCGCCGGCCGAGGAGGCGCCGGTCAACCTCGGCCGCAGTGGGGACGGTTACCTGTTGTCGGTGCCGCGCGACCGGGTCGACCTGCACCGGTTCGTCTCCCTGCTGGATGCCGCCCGGGACACCTCGGCTCCGGCTTCGGAGCGGGTCGTGCTGTTGCGGGAAGCGATGGAGCTGTGGCGAGGGACGCCGTTCTCCCCGTTGCTGGGCGAGTGGGCGGCGGAGGTCCGCCGGAGCATGGAGCTGCGGTTTGTGGGGGCCGCGACGGCGTGGGCCGCCGCTGAGCTCGAGCTGGGCAACGCGGAGCTGGTGGCGGACCGGCTTGTACAGACGGTCGAGGCCCACCCGTTGGCGGAGCCGTTGGTGGCCATGTTGATGCGTGCGCTCGGCCAGGTCGGCCGGACAGCGGAGGCGCTGGAGTGCTTCGCTGAGTTGCGGGCCCGGCTCGCCGACCAGCTCGGCACCGAGCCGGGCCCGGAGCTGCGGCAGGTGCACGTGAGCATCCTGCGAGGCGAGAGCCGGCAGCCGGAGGTGGTGGTAAAGGTCGGAGCCGATCCGGCGCCGCCACCGCGGCAACTTCCGGTCGGTGCGTCCCGGTTCGTCGGCCACTCCGCCGAGCTGACTGCGCTCGTGGACTGGTTCGCCGCCGGGCAACGGCGCCGGACCGCGTCGGCCGTCCTCCTCTACGGCCCTGCCGGAGTAGGGAAGTCGGCGCTGGCGGTGCAGGCCGCGCACCGGGTCGCCGGGGGCTATCCGGACGGACAGCTCTATCTCGACCTCCGGGGGAGCGGACCAGATCGGCGGCCACTCGGCCCGGCCGAAGCCTTGAGTCGACTACTGCGGTCCCTGGGAGTGGCCCCGGTTGCGGTCCCGGCCGGCATCGACGATGCTGCGGCGCTCTTCCGCACGATGGTCGCCGGCCGGCGGTTGCTGGTGCTGCTCGACAACGCCACCGAGGCGGGACAGGTGCGCCCACTGCTCGCCAGCGGCGCCGGCTGCGCCACGATCGTGACCAGTTGCCGACCATTGGGTGGTCTCGGCGAGTTGCGCCAGGCACGCATCGGTCCCTTATCGACGACCGAATCGGTCGAGTTGCTTAGCTGGTGGGCCGGTCGAGCCCGGGTTGCTGCCGAGCCCGCAGCCGCCGCTGAGATCGCGCGCTGGTGTGAGCGTACGCCGCTGGCGTTGGGCGTCGCCGGGGTGAGGCTGGCGGCTCGCCCCCACTGGCCGCTAGCCGAACTGGCGCACCGGCTCGGCGATGAGCGGCGCAGACTGGACAACCTGGCGTTCGATGGGGTGAGCATCCGGGCCAGCCTGGCCGCGTTCTACCAACCACTGCAGCGCAGCGCGGAGCCGGCGGACCGGGCCACCGCCTGCACCTTTGAGCAGCTGGCCACCTCCGTTTCGGCAGAGTTCGGGCCCCCCGAGGCGGCCCAGCTGCTGCGATCTTCGCGGGCGGAGGCCGAACGAGCGTTGGAGAACCTGGTGGATGCCCAGCTGGTGGACACCCCCCGGCCTGGGCGGTACCGGATGAGTGATCTACTTCGGCTCTACGCCCGGGAGCAACGGAGCCGACGCCGCCGGGATGAGGCCCGACCGGTGATCAAACTCGCCGGTGTGATGTGTTGA